One window of Candidatus Zixiibacteriota bacterium genomic DNA carries:
- a CDS encoding PEP-CTERM sorting domain-containing protein, whose protein sequence is MKFKLFLIAALVLGVSSLSLAGPLNHTSYKANHAGYSLIGTSGTSDNANYSDEGGDNAGQKLIIQDIAPSSSGENDSYPDGPAPVPEPTTLTLLGLGSLGLGWLRRRSAKP, encoded by the coding sequence ATGAAATTCAAATTGTTCTTAATTGCCGCGTTAGTTCTGGGAGTAAGTTCGCTATCGCTGGCAGGTCCTCTGAATCATACCTCGTATAAAGCGAATCATGCCGGGTATTCCTTGATTGGGACGTCCGGGACGAGCGACAACGCCAATTACAGCGACGAAGGGGGAGACAATGCAGGGCAGAAACTGATTATTCAGGATATTGCGCCATCGTCTTCAGGGGAGAATGATTCATACCCCGACGGCCCTGCCCCGGTACCGGAACCAACCACTTTGACACTGCTGGGTCTTGGCTCGCTTGGTCTTGGCTGGTTGAGACGCCGGAGCGCCAAGCCGTAA
- the der gene encoding ribosome biogenesis GTPase Der, with translation MNLPIVAIIGRPNVGKSSLFNRFLRKKIAIVDDRPGITRDRNYAACEWQGRTFYLVDTGGMLPGAKLEMERLILSQAEIAIEQADLILLVVDARTGVDSVDARIADSLHRSGRKVLLLANKADNTLQESERYQFLKLGLGEPLPISATGGRGIGEALDEIVALLPSQSLTEADDEPLRLAVIGRPNVGKSSFVNRLLGAERAIVSPQPGTTRDAVDTPFEFSGRKYILTDTAGLRKRARVSDNLEYYTTLRTLRAIENSHVALLLLDASQGFLAQDIQILTDAVEAQRAMVLVVNKWDLVEKDSKTADQITLSIKSAIATLAYVPVVFISSLSGLRITRVLESADSVFENWNRQIATAEFNKILEEIIQKQPPAAVHGKYIKIFYGLQVGVRPPTFQLFCNHPELLKKSYLRFIENQIRQRFDFEGTPLKFALRRRN, from the coding sequence TTGAACCTCCCGATAGTCGCCATCATCGGGCGTCCCAATGTCGGCAAATCATCACTCTTTAACCGTTTCCTGCGAAAGAAAATCGCCATTGTCGATGACCGCCCCGGGATAACCCGCGACCGCAATTACGCCGCCTGTGAGTGGCAGGGGAGAACGTTCTATCTGGTCGACACCGGCGGCATGCTCCCCGGCGCTAAACTCGAAATGGAAAGACTGATTCTCTCGCAGGCGGAAATCGCTATCGAACAGGCCGACCTGATTCTACTCGTGGTCGATGCCCGGACCGGGGTGGATTCTGTTGACGCCCGCATTGCCGACAGCCTCCATCGTTCCGGACGAAAAGTCCTCCTGCTCGCCAACAAAGCCGACAATACCCTGCAGGAATCAGAACGATACCAGTTCCTGAAATTGGGACTGGGTGAACCGTTGCCGATATCGGCTACCGGGGGGAGAGGTATTGGCGAAGCCCTCGACGAGATCGTCGCCTTGCTCCCCTCCCAATCTCTTACTGAAGCTGATGATGAGCCGTTGCGCCTGGCTGTTATCGGACGTCCGAACGTTGGGAAGTCCTCTTTTGTCAATCGACTCCTCGGCGCCGAACGGGCCATCGTCTCTCCCCAGCCCGGCACCACCCGCGACGCTGTCGATACTCCTTTCGAATTTTCCGGCAGGAAATATATCCTGACCGATACCGCCGGACTGCGCAAACGGGCCCGAGTGAGCGACAATCTCGAATATTACACCACCCTGCGAACTCTGCGGGCAATTGAGAACAGCCATGTGGCGCTGCTGCTTCTTGATGCCTCCCAGGGATTCCTCGCCCAGGATATTCAGATTCTTACTGATGCCGTCGAAGCCCAGCGGGCAATGGTCCTGGTAGTTAATAAATGGGACTTGGTCGAAAAAGATTCAAAGACCGCCGACCAGATTACGCTCAGCATTAAAAGCGCTATCGCCACCCTCGCCTATGTTCCGGTCGTTTTCATTTCGTCGCTTTCCGGACTCAGGATTACACGGGTGCTCGAAAGCGCTGACTCCGTCTTTGAAAATTGGAACCGCCAGATTGCCACCGCCGAATTCAACAAAATCCTCGAAGAAATAATTCAAAAACAGCCGCCGGCCGCCGTCCATGGAAAATATATCAAGATATTTTATGGACTGCAGGTCGGAGTCCGTCCGCCCACCTTCCAGCTCTTCTGCAATCACCCCGAACTGCTGAAGAAAAGTTACCTCAGATTTATTGAAAATCAGATACGTCAGAGATTTGATTTTGAAGGAACGCCTCTAAAGTTCGCTTTGCGACGGCGAAATTGA
- a CDS encoding DUF512 domain-containing protein, which produces MKISAVDPASPLFGKVRPGYSLLNINGLSVRDIIDYHYRIADDHVRLEFENTQGERLQFQFRDYNASDLGLSFEDDPVMICKNKCPFCFVHQQPRGMRRALYIKDDDYRLSFTHGNFITLSNLSDDDIRRIIEQRLSPLYVSVHVTDDTLRRCIFQNEKLPSILPQLKFLIANGIKFHTQVVLSPGFNDGPYLERTIDDLSLLYPGVMTLAVVPVGLTKYREKLPSLRTYRRDEAIEIVNYVHKRQKEFRKKLQTRFVFVADEFYIISETPFPSLGEYEEMAQFENGVGMIRHTLTDFNRRRRRLEKLPRDRKIIMLTGESAFEILDREIVSNLKKIGFKIDLQPVKNDFWGESVTVSGLLTGGDLYNFLVKTAGNYDIALLPPNCLNKEDLFLDNLSLEEFRSKLEMKVLVGKYSIVDTIGEALL; this is translated from the coding sequence ATGAAGATTTCGGCTGTTGACCCCGCTTCCCCGCTTTTCGGCAAGGTTCGCCCCGGCTATTCTCTTCTCAATATTAACGGCCTCTCGGTCCGCGATATCATAGACTATCATTATCGTATCGCGGATGACCATGTCCGTCTTGAGTTCGAGAATACGCAAGGGGAGAGGCTCCAGTTTCAATTCCGGGACTACAACGCCTCCGACCTCGGCTTGAGTTTCGAAGATGACCCGGTCATGATCTGCAAGAACAAATGCCCCTTCTGCTTTGTCCATCAGCAGCCGCGCGGGATGCGCCGCGCCCTTTATATCAAGGATGATGACTATCGCCTCTCTTTTACCCATGGCAATTTCATCACCCTCTCCAATCTCAGCGATGATGATATCCGCCGCATTATCGAACAGCGCCTTTCGCCCCTTTATGTTTCCGTGCATGTCACCGATGATACTCTGCGGCGCTGCATTTTTCAAAATGAAAAGCTCCCTTCCATCCTCCCGCAACTGAAATTCCTCATCGCCAACGGCATTAAATTCCATACACAGGTAGTGCTGTCCCCCGGGTTTAATGACGGTCCCTATCTGGAGAGGACCATAGACGACCTCTCTCTGTTATATCCGGGGGTGATGACCCTTGCCGTCGTGCCGGTCGGCTTGACCAAATACCGCGAGAAACTGCCCTCACTGCGGACTTACCGGCGCGATGAAGCCATTGAAATCGTCAACTATGTTCACAAGCGCCAGAAAGAGTTCCGGAAAAAACTTCAGACCCGTTTTGTCTTTGTGGCCGATGAGTTCTATATCATTTCCGAGACCCCCTTTCCCTCTCTGGGCGAATATGAAGAGATGGCGCAGTTTGAAAATGGGGTAGGGATGATTCGCCACACCCTCACCGATTTCAATCGACGTCGGCGTCGTCTGGAGAAGCTTCCTCGCGACAGAAAGATTATCATGCTGACCGGAGAATCAGCCTTCGAAATTCTCGACCGCGAGATTGTGTCAAATCTGAAAAAAATCGGATTCAAAATCGACCTGCAGCCGGTGAAGAACGATTTCTGGGGGGAATCGGTCACGGTCAGCGGCCTTCTGACCGGCGGCGACCTCTATAATTTTCTGGTGAAAACCGCCGGAAATTATGATATTGCACTTCTGCCTCCCAATTGCTTAAATAAAGAAGACCTCTTTCTGGATAATCTGTCGCTGGAAGAATTTAGGAGCAAATTAGAAATGAAAGTTCTGGTAGGGAAATACAGCATTGTGGACACTATCGGCGAGGCGCTCCTTTGA